From Halichoerus grypus chromosome 6, mHalGry1.hap1.1, whole genome shotgun sequence, one genomic window encodes:
- the CKAP4 gene encoding cytoskeleton-associated protein 4 isoform X2 has translation MSTSHVAGPVLTRPRRCSECGAQQAGAVIEQLRLEAQSLQATFGTFESILRSSQHKQDLTEKAVKQGESEINRISEVLQKLQNEILKDLSDGIHVVKDARERDFTSLENTVEERLTELTKSINDNIAIFTEVQKRSQKEISDVKAKVASLEDSEGYKQDLKALTEAVKETQFSVKSREKDIEALRSTLQTLESDVYTEVKELVSLKQEQLKFKEAANSEHLTLQALTEKLLQSEEVTSRLPEEIRRLREELRHLEAEALRPEEDGVYKHSDSLAALQEKSQGLDSRLQTVEDGMDAVQTASTRHSEDLEALLAKSEEHERRLAALQEHVVGLGPSGADAGGLAGTVGSLGEAQLSLYSDVEELKRSVGELPSTVEALQKVQEQVHTLLGQDLARAAPLPQDFLDRLSSLDNLKASVSQVESDLRMLRTAVDSLVAYSVKIETNENNLESAKGLLDDLRNDLDRLFLKVEKIHEKV, from the coding sequence GCGCAGTCTCTTCAAGCCACATTTGGGACCTTTGAGTCCATCTTGAGAAGCTCCCAGCATAAACAAGACCTCACGGAGAAAGCTGTGAAGCAAGGGGAGAGTGAGATCAACCGGATCAGTGAAGTTCTGCAGAAGCTCCAGAACGAGATTCTCAAAGACCTCTCTGATGGCATCCACGTGGTGAAGGATGCCCGGGAGCGGGACTTCACGTCTCTTGAGAACACAGTGGAGGAAAGGCTGACGGAACTCACGAAGTCCATCAACGACAACATTGCTATCTTCACCGAAGTCCAGAAGAGGAGCCAGAAGGAAATCAGCGATGTGAAGGCGAAGGTTGCCTCCCTGGAAGACTCCGAGGGCTACAAGCAGGATTTGAAAGCCTTGACGGAAGCTGTGAAGGAAACACAGTTCTCTGTGAAGTCCAGAGAAAAGGACATCGAGGCCCTGAGAAGCACCCTCCAGACCTTGGAGTCTGACGTCTACACCGAGGTCAAGGAGCTGGTGAGCCTCAAGCAGGAGCAGCTGAAGTTCAAGGAGGCGGCCAATTCGGAGCACCTCACCTTGCAGGCCCTCACAGAGAAGCTCCTGCAGTCCGAGGAGGTCACCTCCCGCCTTCCTGAGGAGATCAGGAGACTCAGGGAGGAGCTGCGCCACCTGGAAGCCGAGGCCCTTAGGCCGGAAGAAGATGGGGTTTACAAACACTCTGACTCCTTGGCGGCGCTCCAGGAGAAGAGTCAGGGACTGGACTCCAGGCTCCAAACTGTGGAAGACGGCATGGACGCCGTGCAGACGGCCTCCACCCGGCACAGTGAGGACCTGGAGGCCCTGCTGGCCAAGAGCGAGGAGCACGAGCGGCGCCTGGCCGCCCTGCAGGAGCACGTGGTGGGCCTGGGCCCTTCGGGGGCCGACGCGGGCGGCCTGGCCGGCACggtggggagcctgggggaggcCCAGCTCTCGCTCTACAGCGACGTGGAGGAGCTGAAGAGAAGCGTGGGCGAGCTCCCCAGCACCGTGGAGGCTCTCCAGAAGGTGCAAGAGCAAGTCCACACGCTGCTGGGCCAGGACCTGGCCCGGGCGGCCCCCTTGCCTCAGGACTTCCTGGACAGACTCTCTTCTCTAGACAACCTCAAAGCCTCAGTCAGCCAGGTGGAGTCGGACTTGAGGATGCTCAGGACTGCCGTGGACAGTTTGGTCGCCTACTCGGTGAAAATAGAAACCAACGAGAACAACTTGGAATCAGCTAAGGGCTTGTTAGATGACCTGAGAAATGACCTGGATAGGTTGTTTCTGAAAGTGGAAAAGATTCACGAAAAAGTCTGA